DNA sequence from the Streptomyces sp. HUAS 15-9 genome:
GACTGCCCCCCGCCCCCCGCCCAGCCCGGAACCACAGCAACCCTGGCCGGGCAGGACCTCGCCACCGTCCTCAGCAGCCTCCAGCGCGCCTCCGGACTCAGCCTCAGAGCCCTCGCGACCCGAACCGGCCTGTCCCCCAGCTACCTTTCACGACTCATGTCCGGTGAGCGCTTCCCCGCCTGGAAGTACGCCGCTGCGCTCGCCCGCGCCTGCGGCGCCGACCCCGAAGTCATGCGCCGCGTCTGGGAAGCATCCAACGCCCGGCGGGACAATCAGCCCGCCCCCGCCTCTCTCGCCTCCGCACTGCGCTTCCTCCACCTACGCGCAGGCAGCCCCACCCCCTGGGCCATCGCCATCAGTAGCGGAGGCACACTCAACCAGGACCACGTCACCGCTCTCCTTGACGGCACCAGCACCGGCGAATGGGACCACGTCCGACGCCTCATCCAACTCCTCGACGGCGAACCGTCCTACTTCCTCCCCCTCTGGGAAACCGAAACCCCCACCACCCCCGAAACCCCCCAACCACCCCCCACCCGAGAAGACCCCCCAACCGCCAGCACCCGAGTCGAAGAACTCCTCACCGCCTTCAAAAGCGCCCTCGGCCCCCCACGCCTCACCCCCACCCGCCGATGCCTCGCCACCCCCATACCCGGCGCAACCCACTGGAACGGCCGCTGACCACACCTCCGCACCGGCCCAGAGCCCAGCACCCACCACGACGCGGCCCTTGTGCCTTCAGTCCTGTTGTCGCCCCAGGTTCCGCGTGAACACCAACTGCTGCCGGTCGTCAATCGCCGTACCGACAGAGCCAGCCCGAAAAGGCCGACGCTCAGCGGCAGCAGGCAGACTGCCCAAACGCTCGCTCCGGCACGCGGACGCCGACCCACCAGCCGCGCAGGCCAAGCCCTCGGCGCCCTCCGTGCTCCCCGCCTCACAGGGCGGTGCCGGCACACGGCGCACGAACGACGCTCAGCGCCCTGGCCCAGGCGCTACCCGCCCGAAAGGCGCGTGGCGGGCGGCCGTCAATGCACTTGCCCATCGCCACGGCAAAGCTGGCAGACCGGAGCAGGGAAGCTGGATACGCGCCCCCGCGGACCCTGCCGTTCGCCTCTGCCTTTCATCCGCCAAGCCATCACCTTGCGGTCGCCATCTGTGTAGGCTCCTGGCGCTCCATTCGCACCACTGAGGGGGGATTCCTCATGCGTACACGCTCCGCCGTGGCGGCCGCCGCGACCGCCGCGACGATCGCTCTGCTCGCCGCCGCACCGGCGCAGGCCACCGAGTACACCTCCGCCCTGAAGATCAAGGGCGTGCAGTACAACGCACCCGGCCCGGACTCCAACCGGTGCTCCGGCGGCAACACCAGGGACGAATACCTCACGATCAAGAACTACTCGCGCAGCACGACCGTCAACCTCAAGGGCTACGTCGTCAAGGACGCCACCGGCAACCACTTCACCTTCCCCGCCAACCACTACCTGCAGCCCGGCGACTACGTGAAGCTGCGCGGCGGCCACGGCACCGACTCCGACGCCCACAACGTCGTCTACCGCCAGAACTGCAACTTCATCTGGAACAACGACAAGGACACCATCTACCTGTACAAGTCCTCCGGAGCCCACGCCGACACCCACTCCTACACCAGCGCCGGTTCCGACCCCGACGGCAACGGCTACATCACCTACCACGGCTGACCCGCACTATCCGCGACGAGCGGCCAGCCGCACCGCGAGGCGGCCGCTCTCGTGCGGCTACGGTCAAGGGCCGTAGCCGCTGGCCGCTTGGACCCGCCGAGGTAGCGGTGGCTGGGCATAAGCGCAGGCACAACCACCGCGGGCAAGCCCGCCAAAATCTGGCCATGAACCTACAGCTCAAGATCGGGGTGACGAGGCCGGGCAGCGCCAGCCTTCGAACCGTGGCCCGGCGGTGATGGGCTACGCCTGCGCCAGAGCCTTCTCGTCCTCCTCGCCGGCCGCCGGGGACGTTCCGGCGGCTGTGCTGTCCGCGGCCGCAGATCCGTGACTCGCGTACAGGACGGTGCTCTTCTGCTTTGTGCGCTCGACAGCGCTCTTCGCGACGAGCCGCTCCAGGGTGTTGCGTACGACGTTGGTGTTCCGGGCGCGCTCGGGGTACTCCCTCTCCAACTCGCTGGTGACCTCGGCAGCCGTGCGCGGCTCCCCGGGGTGCCTGTCCAGGATCTGCTTGAGGAGATCGCCCAGCGAAGGCTCGGTGGCCTTGTTCGCCGCCGACTTGTCCGCCGGGGCCTTCGCGGTGGTCTGCTTGGCAGCAGTCTTCGTGACGGCGTTCTTGACCGGGGCAGTCCGCTTGGCGGCGGCCTTCTTGGCCGGCGCCGCGGGGCTACTGGTCTCCTGGTGCCGCGGCTGCGGCACGGCCGCCTCCTCCAGCGCGTGGGTGAGGCCCTGCTCCCCCGTCACGGCAGCATCTGCCGTACCACTGGCGGCGGAGTCCGGGCCGGCAGTCGCGGCAGCCAGAGCTCTCTGCAGTCTGAGCAGCACCTCCTCCTCCGTCTGCAACTGCTGCAGACGCGCTCGGAGGTTCTCCTGCTCACTGCGGTTTGTCTCAAGCTCGCTGGCAAAGCGTCCCGCGTACTTGTCCTGGATGGTGGCAGCCTCGTCGGCCACGGCCCTCACGCTCCTTGGTGTCTGGTGTGTTGCGCCGGATGCTACCCACCCGTAGGACTCCATAGCTGACGTCCCGGCACATCACACCTGATCGAGAGCCACACGCCGTTGGCCTTCCGCCTTGACGGACGACGGGCCCGGCGCTGCGGAGCCCGGGTCTTCGCGCGGGGCCGTGGGTCGCTGTGAGGCCTGGCGAGCGCTGTGCACGGCGGGCGGCGTAGGGTCGTTGCGGATGTTGAGGGGGAAGCCATGACCATTGACGAATGGGTGGAGAGCGCGGCCTGCCGCAGCGCCGACCCGGACGAGCTGTTTGTCCAGGGGGCCCAGCAGAACCGGGCCAAGACGCTGTGCCATGGGTGCCGGGTGCGCACCGAGTGCCTGGCCGAAGCCCTCGACAACCGCATCGAGTTCGGCGTATGGGGCGGCATGACCGAACGCGAACGCCGCACCCTGCTGCGCCGCAGACCCGACGTCGCATCCTGGCGAGCAGTACTCGAGGAAGCACGCCAGGCGTTCGAGCACCCCGCGGCCGGCTGACCGCAGGACGGCGGGCCCGCGGCGGACGGGTCCTCTGCCCTGGTTCTGACGGCGCCGGGCCGCAGGTGGGACGAGAACAAGCTCAACTACCCGGGCTGGGGACTGTCCGCTGTCCGCGCCGTACGGCTCGGCCCAAGTCGCGACGCTGCCTGGTCCAGTGGCACTTGCTCACTGGTGACGGAGCGGAGCCGCGGTGTAACGTCGCTGGCAGATGTCGTGGTTCGCAGTCCCTGCCCGCGCTGTGGCGCGGGCGTTTTGCTGTGCAGTGCCCGAGGACCAGGACGACCACCTCCGGGTCCGCGCGGTGCGGACCCGCCATCGAATGGAAGGCACAGACATGGCCAGCGGCACCGTCAAGTGGTTCAACGCCGAAAAGGGCTTCGGCTTCATCGCGCAGGACGGAGGCGGCCCCGACGTCTTCGCGCACTACTCCAACATCAACGCCAGCGGCTTCCGCGAGCTCCAGGAAGGCCAGGCCGTCACCTTCGACATCACCCAGGGCCAGAAGGGCCCGCAGGCGGAGAACATCACCCCCGCCTGACCGGACGACAAAAACGATGCACGGTGCCCTCTGAGCGCTCGCCAACGGCACCGTGCACCGTTGCACAGCAGCCGACTGGGTTCAGCCGAGTCCGAGACTGCTCAGGGCCGTGGTCTAGTCGGTGACAATGGCACGCTGAGCGGCCGCGAGGGTGACCTTGCCGGAGCAGACCGCGGTGTGCAGCATCGTCTCCACCGGGTCCTTCTTGTTGTTGACCCCGCCGCCCGTCTGGTGGCCCGGGTCCGGCGGCTGCACCCACAGGTTGCGGGGATCGTTGGGGTCGCCGCCGAGCTGCAGACTGATCAGGTGGTCGTACTCGGCATCCCCCAACCGGCCCGTGTAGCCATAGGAGGTGGCATTCAGTTCCTTCTCCTTGCCGGTGACGGAGGTGGAGGGGCGGATGTCTTTGGTGTAGCCGCCCTTGCGGCAGATCGTCGATGCCAGGTTGGTCTGGGTGACGGCAGGGGAGATGGCGCCGGGCGTGCACGCCACATCCTCGAGTGGCTCGCCCGTCTCGTACCGGTAGTGGCACGAGCCCGCGGCCGGCTGCTGCTGCACCGTGTACTGCTGCTGCGGACCCGCCCCCACCGCGATCGCCCGCCCGGACCCACCTCCCGGCCCCGCGCTCCCCGACGGCCCCGCCGCCGCACTCCCGCTACCCGCCCCCCGCGAACCGCCGACCGATACAGACGAACAGCCCGCCAACGCAAGGCAGGACAGCACCACGGACGACGCGGCGCGATAAGCAGAGCGCATGATGACCCCTCACAGGCAGGCGGACAGCTGAGCAGATGCTGCCCCACCACGTCATCGCCCTACCGGGCGGGGTACGGCGCCAGGCCCAATCAGCATCGTGGGGCACAGCCAGCGGTTGTGGGTCCGCCTTGTCGTGTGCCTCGGCGCTATGGCGTCCTCGATGGGGGCTGGGCGGGCCGGGTGATCGCAGCGCACACGAGCCTCGCCACGAGCACCGATTAGTGATCCACAACTCTCCCTGCATCGCGGTCACATGAGTATCCATCAGCCTCACGAGAGATCCTGATGATCAAGAGGGAGGGGGCGGTTTTCCACGGCCCGAGCATAGGCGCCCACCATTCGGCGTAAGGTCGGGCGCGTGGGTTTGCCTGAGAAGGGTCTCGGGTGCACCATCAAGTCGGATCTCGGGCTCAACTGCTCATACGACAAAGCCCCTTGCTCCGCAGATGGCTGGACACCGAGCGGCGCAAGGGGCTTCTGATGGAAGGACGAAACGTGTCGATCCAAATCCACGATCCCATACCATTGGGTGCAACGCCACGCGGTGGCCGCTCGGCTGCAGTTGTGATCGTGGTCATCGTAGTGATGACCACTCTCATGAGCACCGATCAGATTGCGGCTGTTGCCGCCCTCGTCACAGCCGCAACCACTGCCGTAACGACACTCAACTGGGGCGGCCACATTCATCTGCCAGCCGTGAGTTTGCACCAGCACCACAGGTAGCGCACCGCTCCTGCTGAGACCCAGGGCCTGGCCGCCACAGCGGCCAGGCCCTCTGTAGTTTGCGTAGTTCAGAGAAGACCTCTGGGTTTATGAGCCCAGCGAGCTACCGAGCTGCTCCACCCCGCGTCGGGCCCGGCCACTCTACACAGCATCACCGACCAGGGCGGAACCCTTTTTTCAGCTGCCGACGGCAGGTGGTGGTACGCCCCCGCAGGGGCGTACCACCTGTGCGGGTACCGCGAGGGGCCGCCGGTTTCACCGGCTGACGGCACCCGCAGCCTCGTCAGCGGCGGACGCCGCCGTGACGCTCACCGCCGCCATGCCGCTCACCGCCGCCGTGACGCTCGTCGCCGCCGTCACGGTGGTGGCCCCAGGACTCGTCGTCGACAAACCGGCCCCGCTCGTTGCGCAGCGTCGCGGTGTCGTGGTCGTTGTTCCACACGTAGTTGCGGCGGTCCTGGTACACGTCCGTGCGGCTGTCACGGCCCACGCCGGTGTGGACGCGGACGGTCGAGCGGCCGTCCAGGCGGACGTGGCGGAAGGTGTAGGTGTGGCCGTCCTCGTCGGACAGGGTCCAGCCGTCGAGGTTCACCGCCCGGCGGGTGGTGTTGGTGAGGTCGATCCACTCCTTGTTCAGGGAGCGGTAGGAGCGGTCGTCCCGGCCCGGCGAGTCGTACTGCACGGCGCTGATGACCACCTGGGCCCGGTCGGCACGCCCCGGGTGGTGGTCGGCAGCCGCGGCCGGCAGAGCCACCGCCCCCACCAAGGCGGCCGCCACGGCAGCGGCTGCGGACAGGCGACGGACGGTGACAGAAACGGATACGAACACGAGGTCCCCCCTTCACAGTCGTGCGCACACCCCAGAACCGACAGCGTGAAAGCCGCAGGCCACCCCAGGTGTGTGGTGCGAGTCGGCGGCCGACCGGCCGCCGACTCGCACCATGCAGGCCGAGTGGAGGCGTTGTGCGCGGTACGCGACGCCTATTACGGCTTGCCCATATTCGTGCAACTCTTGGATGTAACGCCCACCTACCTGCGGAGTGCGCAGGATTGACGATTCACAGGCCTCAACCGCCGCCCGGAATCGGCTACCCGGCATCGATCCGCAGCGGGCGCACCACCCTGCTGCGCTGCGCGCCGTCACCCGAAAGTGAGTAACAGCCGCTGACCGCACTCCAATTAACGACCAGCACATTTCCCTGGGCCGGGGCAGAGCGCCGTCCCAGGCGGGCGCCTCGTGAAAGGCAGGGCGCGGAGGCCCGCACGCCCGGGACACTGCCGGAATGGCGATGGATGGATCTCGAAGCCCGAGGCGCGGCGCGTGCCCAAAGCCCCTGAGGCCTCCTGGAGTTGCCGGTGGGAGAGTGGCTGGACGCCAAGGGTGCTCCGTATGAGTTGCCTGGATGGCGGATACGGCATTGCGCTCGTGCTCGGCGTAACGTCGTGCGCTGAGGACGGGCGGATCAAGGCACGCCTGGAGTGGCCAACCGGGTGAAAGGTGAGCTCCGGACGAACCCGCTCCGGCCGGGAGGGCGTCGTGCGGGTCATGGATGTGATTCACGAGGTGTACGTGTCGGAGCCGGGCCTGGTGGTGGTCGACATCGCGGCCGCCGATGACCAGACCGCGTTCGCCTTTCACGCCGCACTCGCCGCACTGTGGGCCATCACCACCGTCGAGCGCACGAGCCGGACCCCCGGGCACCCTGGAGTCCGGCTCCGCTGCTACCTCGACATGCGCCGATCCCCCAGGTCCTGAACCAGGCCGCCTTCGGTGCGGCGGACGGCTCCGCCGCACCGACGCGTGACCGGCCCCGAAGCAACTGCACGGTCGGACGGGCGTCCGGGCTCACCGTTCGTGTCAATTGGTGCAGGTGTCGAGCATGGAGGACAGGGCCGTCTTCTCCTGGTCGGTGGTGGTCAGCTTCCACACCGCTTTGATGTGCGTGTAGTCCTTGGCATACGTGCACCAGAAGGCCTGGTTGGTGGGCTTCCAGTCGGCCGGCCCGCTGTCGGACTTCGAGCTGTTCGCAGACTCTGAGGCGATCAGCAGCTGGGGGTCCTTGAGGTCGTTGCCGAAGGCTTTGCGCTGGTCGGCGGTCCAGGTGTCGGCGCCGGAGCGCCAGGCCTCGGCGAGGGGGACCATGTGGTCGATGGTGGCCTGGGCGACGTCGGTGACGGTCGTGTCGTCGTAGGCGGAGTACCAGGAACCGGATGCGGGCTGGCAGCCGTCCGGCTTGTCCTGGACGTCCTTGCCGTCCCGGGCGAGAACCGCCTGGCGGGTCGTGCAGCCGTTCGGCTGGGTGGACCAGATGTCGAACTTGTCGCGGGCGTAGCCGTCCATCGAATGCGGTGCAGCGACCGTAAGGGCAGCGAGCTCCGTGCGGGCGATTGCCGTCGACGGCGGCGCGGGAGGCTCGGCAAGTGCCGGGCTGGCGCTGATGACGGTCAGCAGGAGGGTGGTGGCGGGCAGGCCGAAGGCAGCGCGGTGCACCTGACGGCCATCTGCACGGGTGCAGCCTGTCGTCACCGTTCCGTCACAAGTAGTCGCCGACGGAACCCTGCCGCTCTCCCGCCCCTCTGCACTCACGTACCACGACCACACGTACCGCGGGGCAACAACCGACGACCGAAACCCGCGGACGAGACGACTCAGGGGGACGACAGCATGCGGCACAGCAACGGCATTCGCAGGGCGGCTCTGGCGACGACGGCGGTCACGGCCGTCGCGGCGGCGGTGACCGGCATCCTGCCCGGCACCGCCATGGCGGTGAGCACCACCACCTCCACCCCGCCGCCCGCCTGCCCGGCCTCCGCCCTCCAGGTCAGCGCCTGGCAGGCCGTCCACCGGCCCGTCGGGACCGGGACCGGGGCGGCAGTCGTGCAGTTCACCAACGTCTCCCGGAGGACGTGCGTCCTGAAGGGCCATCCGACGGTCGCGGGCGCCGGCAACGGCTCCCCCGCCCACAACACCCCGCTCAAGGTCACCCCCATCGGCAGGGCGGCCACCGTGACGGTCCGGCCGCACGGCAAGGCGTGGGTGAAGCTGACCTTCGTCCAGGTCCAGGGGGAGGCCGACGGCTACTGCGTGTCGGGCAAGGACCCGGTGACGTATCCGACGATGGTCATCGGGCTGCCGCACTCCGGGAAGCACCAGGTCGCCCTGAACGACGGGGTGTGGGCCGAGTGCGACAACAAGGTGACCGTCACCCCGGTCTCGGCGGTCAAGCCTTCCTGACCCCACCGTCCCCACAAATCGAGCAGCCTGCACGACGATCGCAACGCTCTGACCTGCACGTTTACGAGGCGCTGCACATAAGTGCAGGTCAGCGACTCAGCGCACCTTCAGTGCGCTGAGTCGCTGACCTGCGGTGATCAAACTCCGATGACACAAACTCGCGTCGGTCAAAGTCCGATGACAAACGGTCAAGATCCAGTGGCACGGGACACTGCCTGTCCCGGGTGTGGCGGTTGTTTCCCCTGATCACAGAATCGAACATGCGAACGAGGAAGCGCCGTCGCGGCTCCAGCTGCTCCACTTCGCCCGCCGCGTCGTGGTCCAGCAGGCGACGGCAGCCCTCGCCCAGCTCGACACCTGGATAGCAGCAGAAGAGCGACGGGAAGCGGAACGCCGCCGCGGCGAGCAGATGCGTCCGGACCCGCCCGAGTGGCTGATCCAGTACGGACTCAACAAGCAGAACGTCGACGCCGTCCACACCGGCGACTGCTGGGCGGCCGCGAAGAGCGGACGCTGCCGCCCAGCCACCCGGCAGCAGGCACTCGACGCCCTGCGCCGACAGGTACCGGCATGCATCCACTGCCGACCCGACACCGCCCTCGGCATCCTCGACTAGGCACTGCGCGGCCCGCGCCCAGTCGTCTTCTTCGCGGTCGCCTTGCCGGCCGTGCTCTTCTTCGCGGTGGCCTTCGTGG
Encoded proteins:
- a CDS encoding helix-turn-helix domain-containing protein → MGNTFSNPTCSWCGNERRRQATGRPGEYCSTRCRQAAHRHRQAATDPPDTLQFDQTLRVQLNQIAHKARDILLALDQPGTSLTAPLEQMVRLQVLTEHLTPHMVARSKQRGASWEQIGALLGMSKDSARKKWSLPARRSPVPQRPAPAAPPAHPRPTRQTRTSLDSGDSPDCPPPPAQPGTTATLAGQDLATVLSSLQRASGLSLRALATRTGLSPSYLSRLMSGERFPAWKYAAALARACGADPEVMRRVWEASNARRDNQPAPASLASALRFLHLRAGSPTPWAIAISSGGTLNQDHVTALLDGTSTGEWDHVRRLIQLLDGEPSYFLPLWETETPTTPETPQPPPTREDPPTASTRVEELLTAFKSALGPPRLTPTRRCLATPIPGATHWNGR
- a CDS encoding lamin tail domain-containing protein, giving the protein MRTRSAVAAAATAATIALLAAAPAQATEYTSALKIKGVQYNAPGPDSNRCSGGNTRDEYLTIKNYSRSTTVNLKGYVVKDATGNHFTFPANHYLQPGDYVKLRGGHGTDSDAHNVVYRQNCNFIWNNDKDTIYLYKSSGAHADTHSYTSAGSDPDGNGYITYHG
- a CDS encoding WhiB family transcriptional regulator, whose amino-acid sequence is MTIDEWVESAACRSADPDELFVQGAQQNRAKTLCHGCRVRTECLAEALDNRIEFGVWGGMTERERRTLLRRRPDVASWRAVLEEARQAFEHPAAG
- a CDS encoding cold-shock protein, with protein sequence MASGTVKWFNAEKGFGFIAQDGGGPDVFAHYSNINASGFRELQEGQAVTFDITQGQKGPQAENITPA
- a CDS encoding lamin tail domain-containing protein, translated to MFVSVSVTVRRLSAAAAVAAALVGAVALPAAAADHHPGRADRAQVVISAVQYDSPGRDDRSYRSLNKEWIDLTNTTRRAVNLDGWTLSDEDGHTYTFRHVRLDGRSTVRVHTGVGRDSRTDVYQDRRNYVWNNDHDTATLRNERGRFVDDESWGHHRDGGDERHGGGERHGGGERHGGVRR
- a CDS encoding DUF6207 family protein, with translation MSSGRTRSGREGVVRVMDVIHEVYVSEPGLVVVDIAAADDQTAFAFHAALAALWAITTVERTSRTPGHPGVRLRCYLDMRRSPRS
- a CDS encoding HNH endonuclease family protein codes for the protein MHRAAFGLPATTLLLTVISASPALAEPPAPPSTAIARTELAALTVAAPHSMDGYARDKFDIWSTQPNGCTTRQAVLARDGKDVQDKPDGCQPASGSWYSAYDDTTVTDVAQATIDHMVPLAEAWRSGADTWTADQRKAFGNDLKDPQLLIASESANSSKSDSGPADWKPTNQAFWCTYAKDYTHIKAVWKLTTTDQEKTALSSMLDTCTN
- a CDS encoding DUF4232 domain-containing protein; protein product: MRHSNGIRRAALATTAVTAVAAAVTGILPGTAMAVSTTTSTPPPACPASALQVSAWQAVHRPVGTGTGAAVVQFTNVSRRTCVLKGHPTVAGAGNGSPAHNTPLKVTPIGRAATVTVRPHGKAWVKLTFVQVQGEADGYCVSGKDPVTYPTMVIGLPHSGKHQVALNDGVWAECDNKVTVTPVSAVKPS
- a CDS encoding DUF6233 domain-containing protein; translation: MAVVSPDHRIEHANEEAPSRLQLLHFARRVVVQQATAALAQLDTWIAAEERREAERRRGEQMRPDPPEWLIQYGLNKQNVDAVHTGDCWAAAKSGRCRPATRQQALDALRRQVPACIHCRPDTALGILD